One Aegilops tauschii subsp. strangulata cultivar AL8/78 chromosome 2, Aet v6.0, whole genome shotgun sequence genomic window, GTTACTTTTCCCCCGGTGTTCTTCGGCAAATCTAGCATGGGGCAATTTGCCATGAGGTGTTGGAACCCGTCGGTTACCACGACTGTATCCATGACTTCCCGCGACGACGATATAAACTCTAGGCATGCATCCTTAGCTGGTCAGAGTTGTGATGAGTTGCTAGTGCCAATGTGCTCATGACTGTGCTCGCGTCGATGTTTCTGCACAACCTCTTTTCGCACATCACCTTCAACCTGTCCAGCCCGTACCGGACCGCACCGACTAGCAAATGCTGCATCGTGGCTGCATCGTAATCGCCTTCACCACACGGCGGCAGTGAATCCGTGTAGACGTAATGCAGAAGCATCTCGAAGATGGCTGGCTCCATGTCGGCAATCTCTACGCACCGTGTGTCCTTATCCATCATCGGGCCAAAGAGCGATTCGAAGACGGGCGACTGTGCGGCAAGCATGAACCTGTGCGCGCTGAACTCCCTGCCGCCCACGAGGAGCGTGATGTCGGTGCCTCTCCCGTTCTTGAGGGCGCGGTGGAGGCGGCCGGACAGCTCCGGCGGAGGGTCCACGATAAGGTATCTCTTGCACTCCGCTGGTGGTTCTTTGATCACGGCGAGAACGCATCTTATCGTTAGGAGGCGAGATTACGATTTCAGCTTCGATTTCTCGACAAATTTGGGAAATCCCAGGCTATCATTTTCTACCCCTGTAGAAAAGATGAACTCCGGTACCTGATGGGTTGCTTGTACGTTGCCTTGATCGTCCAGCATGGTGAAGGTCAAGTTTGTcctcacctcgtccttggcctgGCTAAGATAACACAAGAAGGCCGACGCGTGCCCTGCACAGTCCTCGTCGTCTCCGTCCGGGTAGAACACGATGTTCCAGTCGTAGCCGCCGACGGTGAACGTGCTCGAGCTAATGTACTTTCTGACACGCATGCCCTCGAGTAGCGGATAGTTGGTCACCTGGAAATCGTGCGTCACGCTCTCCACGACGTGCCTTGACGACGTATCGGGTGCCCGGAGGCCTTCGCCGGGATCAACTGCAGCGGCCGCGTTGTGAGCCATGGCGAACGAAAGCGGCAGCGGGTATCCCCGCCAGTATCGAATCGATCGACGATATGTCCTCCGGCGGCGGGTATCGCGGGAAGTATCGAATCGATATCGATCTACGATCTCTCCTCCGGCACTCACGGCCGGGATGCATACGGGTATTCCTTTTCTTCTGATGTACTAGTACTATATATCATCGCGGTTCTGGTATGATTCTCGGGGTGGTGTGCCGTAAGCCCGTAAGCTTCTCCAATTGCCTCCTTCCGTACGCCTTGCTGTTGCATTCCGACTTGGCAACCTTTTCTACGAGTTTTAGTTTAGGGAAACGTTTCTATGCGGTCCGACGGCCGAAACTGGTCAGTCCGGCGCGAGCCACGCGATCGAGGCCCATCGTACGCCTCGCGTGACCCCACTGCCCCCGCCTTATATTCTTCCTTCGGATCCACTTCTCTCTCAGCCGTGTCCACGCACGGAGGTGGATATGCTCCTCGTCTTCTTGCTTCACATCCTGCCGCCGGCTAGCCCCAATCCCGTGCAGGTCCATACCACCAACCTCAGCGCCACACCCAATTCTTTCGCTGCCCCCCGGCTGCGGGTTCCTTCCGCACCGGTGAGCCAGAGTTGGAAGCCGCCCATGGATATGCCATCCGCGAGCTGCTGGAACCGTCCACCGGAGATGCTACAACCACGGTGGCACGACCTCCTCCCCCCGCCGCTGTAATTATGTTCTCCCAAACGAAATTGGAAGCATTTGCTCCTCCACAGATGTTGCAACCGACGACCAAAAAACCTACGACTGTTCTATTCAAAAACTTCAACCAGCGGTATATAAAGCTTCAACTGGACTCCATGCACTGAAAAAAAGCTATAATCGATCATATGAAAGCTTCAACTATAGTTTGAAAAAGCTTCGACGAACCCCCGCACAACTGAAAAAAAAAGCTTCAATAGTTCATGTGAAAGCTTGAAACCATATTTGAAAAAGCTTCAAAGGGCAGAATAGAGAAGTTTCATCCAACCACTACAAAATCAACAACCTCATTTTGGAAAGCTTCAACCGGTTTTATAGAAAGCTTCAACCTGCGAGTACACAACGGAAAAGTTGCAATCGTTGACATGAAAAGCTTCAACCCTATTTTTGAAAACCTCCAATCCGGCGACAAAAAACTGAAACTGGCACCTCACCATTGATGCAATGGCGGCACTCCTTTGTTGGAGCTGCAACCTTCGCCGGCGAGAGCTGCATGCTGCAGTGCCGGTGAGAGCCAAGGTGACCGGGGCTGCTGCGACCGGGGTGGGCCACGCTAGGAATAAGCGATGGTGACGCTGGAGAGGAGCCGGTGGCCAGGAGGACGTCCAAGCGATGGGTGGAAGTcgagggcggcgggcggcggcgacaagGGCCACGGCCGGCGGTGACATGGACGGTCGGTGAGCTGGGGGATCACGGGACTGCTTGGGATGAACATGTGCCATGTTTTTTTAACTAGCAAAGCCATCGGGGAAGAAGGCATCGTGCAGCTAATACAGAGCGAATCGTACGTACATGGTGCGACTGGTCGAAATTTCGGCCGGCGCACCAGCGCCTATCACTCGCCTTAGTTTAGTACGACTGCCACTCTAAAGCCACTGAAGCCGCTCTGAAGCCACTGAAGCGATCTATTTAGGGGTAATATAAGGAGGGGGCAGGAGCTGGAGTTGTGCAGAGCACTGTCTTAGCATGCCAGGATGGTGGTCACCATTGAAATGACATGGCCAAGACACTAGGTGGCTGCGCAAACAGGTCTCGCGCATGGTTGGCTAGAAGAAGAGATAACTTGAAGGATTTGCAGGGAGAGATAACGAGTTTGGTGCAGTAGGTGTTTGTCAGACATAGAGGTGGCGAGTTTGGTTATGGAGGGGGGCAAAGTTCTTATGAAGTTAATTCTTTTGGTAGCAACATACACAATTTATGAAGAAGAAGCAATTCATTGAGAGGGGCTACAAAAATATTCGTCCCTAGTGTTTGTGTTGTGTAGAGGTAGATAGGGTTGGTGCAAGGACTTCAATTTTGGAAGGTGATGGTTGGACACTGAAATGAGTGAGCTTCCAAGATTTGAGGCCAATTGAAAAGACATGTAGCACTTGTAGTTCAAAGGCATAAATGGTGTCCAAAGTTAGGTTTGGATGGTTTGCTCAATACATGCAAATGTGGTCCAATGTTTTGATGTGCATTGGTGAGGTAGGTGTATAAGAAGACATGAGAATCATTGTAGAAGTTTTGTGTTCAaaatactgaaggaaatatgccctagaggcaataataaagttgttattttatatttccttattcatgataaaggtttatttttcatgctagaattgtattgatcggaaacctaaatacatgtgtgaatatataaataaacaccgtgtccctagtgagcctctacttcactagctcgttaatcaaagatggttaagttttcctaaccatggacatgaatAAGCATTTGAtaaggggatcacatcattaggataatgatgtgatggacaagacacatccattagcttagcgttatgatcattcagttttattgctattgctttcttcatgtcaaatacatattccttcgactatgagattatgcaactccaggataccggaggaatgccttgtgtgctataaaacgccacaacgtaactgggttattataaagatgctctacaggtatctccgaaggtgtttgttgagttggcatagatcgagattaggattcgtcactccgagtatcggagaggtatctctgggccctctcggtaatacacatcataaacttgcaagcaaatgactaaggagttagtcatgaggtgatgtattacggaacgggtacagagacttgttggtaacgagattgaactaggtatgaagatactgacaatcaatctcgggcaagtaacataccgatagacaaagggaattacgtatgttgtcataacagttcgaccgataaagaactccatagaatatgtaggagccaatatgggcatccaggttccgctattggttattgattggagaggtgtctcggtcatgtctacatagttctcgaaaccgtagggtccgcatgcttaacgtttgatgacgatatagtattatatgagttatgtgatttggtaaccgaatgttgtttggactcctggatgatatcacggacatgacgaggagtctcgaaatggtcgagagctaaagattaatatatataggacgatagtattcggacactgaAAGTATTCCGGaaggtaccgggtacatatcgggtcaccggaaggggtttcgggcacccccggcaaaacatatgggccttatgggccaagaaaggaaacgcaccagccacaaggggctggtgcgccccccatatgggtcgaaccaggaggagaaggaaagaggggaagggaaaggaagggggattcggcctcccccttccttccctcctccctcctctttccttcgcCCTCCGGCGAATATGGCAGGGGGGCGTCGGCCAAGGGGagcctacttgggcgcctcctggttgccttccctctccctcccacctatatatatatgtgtgtgggggggggtgccctagcacacaccagacaattgcctagccgtgtacGGCgctcccctccaccgtttacaacccccggtcatattttcgtagtgcttaggcgaagccttgctaggaacacttcaccatcaccgtcaccacgccgtcgtgcggatgaaactcatctactacctcgacgtcttgctggatcaacaaaggcgagggacgtcaccgggctgaacgtgtgcagaacgcggaggtgccgtgcgttcggtacttgatcggttgaagcgcaaagaagttcgactacatcaaccgcgttgagaaacacttccgcttacggtctacgagggtacgtagacacactctccccctcgttggtatgcatctccatggatagataattgcgtgtgcgtagaatttttttgttttccatgcaacgtttcccaacagtggcatcatgagccaggtctatgcgtagatgatatgcacgagtagaacacaaagagttgtgggtggtgatagtcacactgcttaccaccaacgtcttattttgattcagcgaTATTGTAAGATCAAGCGGCCCGGatcaaccttacatgtccacgtacatgagaccggttccaccgacggacatgcaactagttttgcataaaggtggctggcgggtgtctgtttctcctactttagttgaatcgaatttgactgcggccggtccttgaagaaggttaaaacaacaaacttgacgaaaacaCCGCTGTGGTTttatgcataggtaagaacggttcttgctagaagcccgtagtagccacgtaaaacttgcaacaacaaagtacaggatgtctaacttgtttttgcaggacatgttgtgatgtgatatggtcaaaacatgatgtgatatacgtttttatatgagatgatcatgttttgtaaaagttatcggcaaccggcaggagccttatggttatctctttattgtatgaaatacaaacgccacgtaattgctttactttatcactatgcgttagcaatagttgtagaagcaatagttggcaagacgaccatgacgcaatgatacgtccattttgcatcatgtttttttactgttatttataatgtttttatccataataatgctttttggagtaattctaatgccttttctctcataatttacaagaaacacacaaagagggagaattccggcagctggaaatctggacctggaaaagctacgtcaggccacctattctgcacaacttcaaacaagctgaaacttcacggagattttttgtGGAATATTTAATAATTATTGGAGacaataactaccagagggggcccaccaggtgggcacaacctacctgggcgcgccagggagcccaggcgctccctggtgggttgtgccctcctcggcccacctccggtgcccatcttctggtatataagtcattttgacctagaaaaaataaggagaagacttttGGGGTGGAGTACCGCCATCTCGAGgcgaaacttgggcaggagcacttttgccctccggcggagcgattctgccgggggaacttccctcccggagggggaaatcatcgtcatcatcatcaccaacaactctcccatcttggggagggcaatcttcatcaacatcttcaacaacaccatctcatctaaaaccctagttcatctcttgtattcaatctcgttaccggaactatagattgttgctagggcgtgactagtagtgttgattacatttTGTAGTTGattatatggtttatttggtggaatattatatgttcagatcaaTTATGCATATTGATACTCCTCTAACCATGAGCATGttgattatttgtgagtagttacttttgttcttgaggtcacgggataaatcatgttgcaagtaatcatgtgaacttgatatgtgttcgatattttgatagtatgtatgttgtgattcccttagtggtgtcatgtgaacgtcgagtacatgacacttcaccatatttgggcctaagggaatgcattgtggagtagtaaatagatggtgggttgcgagagtgacagaaacttaaaccccaatTTATGctctattccgtaagggaccgattggatcctagagtttaatgctatggttagaatttattcttaatacttttctcgtagttgcggatgcttgcgggagggttaatcataagtaggaggtttgtt contains:
- the LOC109750911 gene encoding BTB/POZ and MATH domain-containing protein 1-like yields the protein MAHNAAAAVDPGEGLRAPDTSSRHVVESVTHDFQVTNYPLLEGMRVRKYISSSTFTVGGYDWNIVFYPDGDDEDCAGHASAFLCYLSQAKDEVRTNLTFTMLDDQGNVQATHQLSGRLHRALKNGRGTDITLLVGGREFSAHRFMLAAQSPVFESLFGPMMDKDTRCVEIADMEPAIFEMLLHYVYTDSLPPCGEGDYDAATMQHLLVGAVRYGLDRLKVMCEKRLCRNIDASTVMSTLALATHHNSDQLRMHA